From one Variovorax sp. PBL-H6 genomic stretch:
- a CDS encoding shikimate kinase yields the protein MSVALVGLPGAGKSAVGRRLGQRLHLPFVDSDELIERRIGCSIRDYFEREGEQSFRDLEQSVIADLAASPRGVLSTGGGSVLREANRVQLRSHFHVIYLRSSPEDLFRRLRHDVKRPLLQVADPLGRLHELYSARDPLYRETAHDVVETGRPSVAMLVNIIVMQLELAGVISPGSRSDPQG from the coding sequence GTGTCGGTCGCACTCGTCGGCTTGCCCGGCGCCGGAAAATCCGCGGTGGGCCGGCGTCTCGGGCAGCGTCTCCATCTGCCTTTCGTCGACAGTGATGAGCTGATCGAGCGCCGCATCGGCTGTTCCATCCGGGACTACTTCGAACGCGAGGGCGAGCAGAGTTTTCGCGACCTCGAACAAAGCGTGATCGCTGATCTCGCGGCCTCGCCTCGCGGCGTCCTGTCCACCGGCGGCGGCTCCGTGCTGCGGGAGGCCAACCGGGTCCAACTGCGCTCCCACTTCCATGTGATCTACCTGCGCTCCTCGCCCGAGGACCTGTTCAGGCGCCTGCGGCACGACGTCAAGCGGCCGCTGCTGCAGGTGGCCGACCCGCTGGGTCGGTTGCACGAACTCTACAGTGCACGCGACCCACTCTACCGCGAGACGGCTCATGATGTTGTCGAGACCGGCCGGCCTTCGGTCGCGATGCTGGTGAACATCATCGTGATGCAGTTGGAGCTCGCCGGCGTGATATCCCCGGGCTCCCGAAGCGATCCGCAGGGCTGA
- the aroB gene encoding 3-dehydroquinate synthase — translation MPVSASPECVEIQLGERSYPILIGSELLRQPGSFDAVPAAAAALIVTNTTVAPLYGERLRNALASRFRAVHLLELPDGEAHKDWPTLNLIFDALLRHGCDRKTVLVALGGGVVGDMTGFAAASYMRGVPYVQVPTTLLAQVDSSVGGKTAINHPLGKNMIGAFYQPRLVLCDLSTLATLPRRELSAGLAEIIKYGPIYDMRFFDWIEANIEALVARDPAALAHAVRRSCEIKAAVVGLDERETGLRAILNFGHTFGHAIEAGLGYGRWLHGEAVGCGMVLAAELSQRLGGTDAAFVARLSALIKRAGLPVVAPSLGADRYLELMRIDKKSEAGEIRFVVIDKPGSAVVRSAPDALVREVLAQRCEA, via the coding sequence ATGCCAGTGTCCGCCTCCCCCGAATGCGTCGAAATTCAGCTCGGCGAGCGCAGCTATCCGATCTTGATCGGCAGTGAGCTGCTCCGCCAGCCCGGGAGCTTCGACGCCGTGCCTGCAGCCGCCGCGGCGCTGATCGTCACGAACACCACCGTCGCGCCGCTCTATGGCGAGCGGCTGCGCAACGCCTTGGCCAGCCGCTTCCGAGCCGTGCACCTGCTGGAACTTCCCGATGGCGAGGCGCACAAGGATTGGCCCACACTCAACCTGATTTTCGATGCCCTGTTGCGCCATGGCTGCGACCGCAAGACGGTGCTCGTCGCCCTCGGCGGCGGGGTGGTGGGCGACATGACCGGATTTGCCGCTGCCAGTTACATGCGAGGCGTGCCCTACGTGCAGGTGCCGACCACCTTGCTCGCCCAGGTCGATTCGTCGGTCGGCGGCAAGACAGCGATCAACCATCCGCTCGGCAAGAACATGATCGGCGCCTTCTACCAGCCGCGCCTCGTTCTGTGCGATCTCTCCACGCTCGCCACGCTGCCGCGGCGGGAGCTCAGTGCGGGGCTGGCCGAGATCATCAAGTACGGGCCGATCTACGACATGCGCTTCTTCGACTGGATTGAAGCGAACATCGAAGCGCTGGTGGCGCGAGACCCGGCCGCGCTGGCCCACGCGGTCCGGCGCAGCTGCGAGATCAAGGCCGCGGTCGTGGGGCTGGACGAGCGAGAGACCGGCTTGCGGGCGATCCTGAATTTCGGCCATACCTTCGGTCATGCCATCGAGGCGGGTCTGGGCTACGGTCGCTGGCTGCACGGCGAGGCGGTCGGCTGCGGCATGGTCCTGGCCGCCGAGCTGTCGCAGCGACTGGGCGGCACCGATGCGGCGTTTGTCGCGCGGCTGTCTGCGCTGATCAAGCGGGCAGGGCTGCCGGTAGTCGCCCCCTCGCTGGGCGCGGATCGATACCTCGAGCTGATGCGCATCGACAAGAAGTCGGAAGCGGGCGAGATCCGTTTCGTGGTGATCGACAAGCCAGGCTCGGCCGTCGTGCGCAGCGCCCCCGACGCCCTCGTGCGCGAGGTGTTGGCACAGCGCTGTGAGGCCTGA